From a single Brassica napus cultivar Da-Ae chromosome C9, Da-Ae, whole genome shotgun sequence genomic region:
- the LOC111209415 gene encoding uncharacterized protein LOC111209415, whose protein sequence is MELELPNRLYGEGLEPQVKKINNRCRLKLLELLKEKMEPEFDEVMKDPIFSQIMVIQKNDLKFSARLVHSFLCKELMTSKKHEKWFTFARRPLRFGLQEYHAVTGLKVKRENNSGLVTWKDDDGFWSKQIKTNGKINLQIIKKKHLEESNTWSWVDRVRLIYLCVIMGVVMGKDEKVNIPHLYMKLAMDLEKLRNYPWGLYSFDFLLKQIDKTRHKLEQKEGYLMEEFLFGFQIWIMEAVPALGEICGTKGILHSFMESHIDGVVLLATDFVQKDEKKDERVDRILDMINSKHDCSNHVWGVKEATNSEFEESGEEKGEDQTVDTERGENSHVAGNVDGTADVSGRNKRKHADRGVESRRRMFCAT, encoded by the exons ATGGAGTTGGAGTTGCCTAATCGTTTATACGGTGAGGGATTGGAACCTCAGGTTAAGAAGATTAATAACAGATGCCGACTAAAACTTCTCGAATTGCTGAAAGAAAAAATGGAGCCAGAATTCGATGAAGTTATGAAAGATCCCATTTTTTCACAGATTATGGTTATCCAGAAGAATGATCTGAAGTTTTCGGCGAGGTTGGTACACTCTTTCTTGTGTAAGGAGTTGATGACAAGCAAGAAACATGAGAAGTGGTTCACTTTCGCTAGGAGACCTCTGCGTTTTGGATTGCAAGAGTATCATGCTGTCACTGGTCTGAAAGTGAAGCGAGAGAATAACAGTGGGTTAGTGACATGGAAAGATGATGATGGTTTTTGGAGCAAGCAGATAAAGAcaaatggaaaaataaatttgcaGATCATTAAAAAGAAGCATTTAGAAGAGAGCAATACCTGGAGTTGGGTTGATAGGGTGAGACTGATATATCTTTGCGTTATTATGGGTGTGGTGATGGGGAAGGATGAGAAGGTGAATATCCCGCATCTGTACATGAAGTTGGCGatggatttggagaagcttcGGAATTACCCATGGGGTCTGTATTCGTTTGATTTCCTTCTGAAGCAAATTGATAAAACAAGGCATAAATTAGAGCAGAAAGAGGGGTATCTAATGGAAGAATTCTTGTTTGGTTTCCAAATTTGGATAATGGAAGCTGTTCCTGCTTTAGGAGAGATTTGTGGCACAAAA GGGATTTTGCATTCATTCATGGAATCCCACATAGATGGAGTGGTCCTTTTGGCAACTGATTTTGTACAGAAGgatgagaagaaagatgaaagaGTAGATCGCATTTTGGATATGATCAATAGTAAACATGATTGTTCCAATCATGTTTGGGGAGTAAAAGAAGCTACGAACTCTGAATTTGAGGAATCTGGCGAAGAGAAAGGAGAGGATCAAACAGTTGATACTGAGAGAGGTGAAAATAGTCATGTTGCAGGGAATGTTGATGGCACAGCTGATGTTTCgggaagaaacaaaagaaagcatGCAGACCGAGGAGTAGAGTCAAGGAGAAGAATGTTTTGTGCCACCTAG
- the LOC125592498 gene encoding uncharacterized protein LOC125592498 → MKNFLEDLVQASFTTFGEKFCQQFSDRLGKIETEVTQLRTASERTEQFETVVTDRLGKIEAEVTQLRTTIVVTKLVGKSDQASGPSMTKINSGPSTSKKGTAPSKKKAVKNQVLKTADSCVNLPRAKVTQASASDLRMGTQKFLESCMKNLPLDTFVKGLNPSQAKVEDSLDWLELSKSLKKPTDSLELLKSLKKPAVRLDDRDIELDGEDFPDRCLVFVHPTDFKKMQDWQDTRTVIQIGPSMLDGDLAGRIMSASSWLKNYEIDAIMYVFRERTTLKRWNVDRVAFMTCVFSDLIAKDYQNFCKGIKKYTMDPLLLQYGKGELPSHGKTRMLWNVDVDRMYVPVWEVEAFAQFIPRIVKAVQSLTIQKHLHITPYNVSYVPMSGLNRLQCHCGVYTIKHIECHVLGLDISMVSDENIWGARIKIMWDLWEAANDLELIERMSKYEPIKCSKPTEYVEIDDL, encoded by the exons ATGAAAAATTTCTTGGAGGATCTGGTACAAGCTTCTTTTACTACTTTTGGGGAGAAATTCTGTCAGCAGTTCTCGGACAGGTTGGGTAAGATTGAGACTGAGGTTACACAACTCAGGACAGCTTCGGAGAGAACTGAGCAATTTGAGACAGTTGTAACCGACAGATTGGGGAAAATTGAGGCTGAGGTTACACAGCTCAGGACAACTATAGTGGTGACTAAATTGGTGGGAAAGAGTGATCAAGCAAGCGGTCCTAGCATGACCAAAATCAACAGTGGTCCTAGCACCAGCAAAAAAGGCACTGCTCCATCAAAGAAAAAG GCTGTAAAAAACCAAGTGTTAAAGACTGCTGATTCGTGTGTCAATTTACCTCGTGCAAAAGTTACTCAAGCATCAGCTAGTGATCTTCGTATGGGTACACAAAAGTTTTTGGAAAGTTGCATGAAGAACCTTCCATTAGACACATTTGTGAAAGGTTTGAATCCTTCTCAAGCTAAAGTCGAAGATTCATTGGATTGGTTGGAACTTTCAAAATCATTGAAGAAGCCAACAGATTCATTGGAACTTCTAAAATCATTGAAGAAGCCAGCGGTCCGATTAGATGACCGAGATATAGAGCTAGACGGCGAAGATTTCCCTGATCGCTGCTTGGTGTTTGTGCATCCTACAGATTTTAAGAAGATGCAGGACTGGCAAGATACACGAAC AGTTATACAGATTGGTCCATCTATGTTAGACGGTGATCTAGCCGGACGTATTATGTCTGCCAGCAGTTGGCTTAAAAACTAC GAAATTGATGCTATAATGTATGTTTTTCGGGAAAGAACAACATTGAAACGATGGAACGTAGACCGTGTTGCTTTCATGACATGCGTCTTCAGCGACCTCATTGCTAAGGATTACCAGAATTTCTGTAAGGGTATTAAGAAATACACTATGGATCCATTATTACTGCAATACGGTAAAGGTGAACTGCCTTCCCATGGAAAAACACGGATGCTGTGGAATGTCGATGTGGATCGGATGTACGTTCCTGTCTGG gaaGTGGAAGCTTTCGCGCAGTTTATTCCTCGGATTGTCAAGGCCGTGCAGTCATTGACAATACAGAAGCATCTCCACATCACTCCGTACAATGTTTCCTATGTACCTATGAGTGGTCTTAACCGACTTCAATGTCATTGTGGTGTGTACACTATAAAACACATCGAATGCCACGTGCTTGGGTTGGACATATCTATGGTGAGTGATGAGAACATCTGGGGAGCTCGAATAAAGATTATGTGGGATCTATGGGAAGCAGCTAATGATCTAGAACTGATTGAGAGAATGTCAAAGTATGAACCTATTAAGTGTAGTAAGCCTACCGAGTatgttgagattgatgatttatga
- the LOC111209416 gene encoding uncharacterized protein LOC111209416 encodes MKQDEVEGDDYDAGKINSEKENREKLAKSQVVELVKTGDLFLNKTVLKARFELCAMKHNFHYTVTNSNKSVWCIRCADKVCFWGARAECLKGSTYFIIKKYVGVHSCAPSNKTSAGKTASAKTIGSLLMHKYEGIKEGPKAKDIHGIPVNMQSTLLEVLESYGKIPKYLHMLREANPGTHSSYKTDVDGRFRYLFIAFGQSIRGFNTVMRRVIVVDGTFLKSKFKGVLLVATAIDGNSNLYPIAFGIVDSENEQSWEWFMRQLKVVVADDNGLAFISDRQVSIAKALEKVYPLARHGICIHHLLNNVISYFKGKGLARLISKASKTYRVVDFKKTFSHVCNISPAIGNYLIEADVKKWARCQFHGYRYDIRTNNPAESINFALHSLREFPVIPLLDSIREMLTRWFFKRKKLISKHTHRLTIDVEEKIDKRIGKGKTFRVYHVTDSQLLVKGDKIDCFVDLDKRTCSCGKYDLLKIPCRHAIKAGFFVGRELYTLTDFLYTTGAWREAYQESINPFSVPEDGWSVPQVVENSEVLPPETRRSLGRNRKRRYEAVEDKIRSPQGSQGGQSRKCSRCGLGGHNRATCKMPI; translated from the exons atgAAGCAAGACGAGGTTGAAGGAGATGATTATGATGCTGGCAAGATCAattctgaaaaagaaaacagagaaaaattgGCAAAGAGTCAGGTGGTGGAATTGGTTAAGACGGGAGATCTTTTCCTCAACAAAACAGTTTTGAAAGCGAGGTTTGAGTTATGTGCAATGAAGCATAACTTTCACTACACAGTGACCAACTCCAATAAATCAGTTTGGTGTATTAGATGCGCTGATAAAGTGTGCTTTTGGGGTGCTCGAGCTGAGTGTTTGAAGGGCtccacatattttattattaagaagTATGTCGGTGTACATTCCTGCGCACCTTCAAACAAAACCAGTGCCGGAAAGACAGCTTCAGCGAAAACGATAGGCAGTCTGCTAATGCATAAATATGAAGGTATCAAGGAAGGGCCTAAAGCGAAAGATATT CATGGGATTCCCGTGAATATGCAGTCAACGCTGTTAGAGGTATTGGAAAGTTATGGGAAAATACCAAAATACTTACACATGCTGCGAGAGGCCAATCCGGGTACACATTCCTCTTACAAGACTGACGTCGATGGTAGATTTCGATATCTGTTTATAGCGTTTGGTCAATCGATCAGAGGCTTTAACACAGTCATGAGGCGTGTCATTGTTGTCGATGGAACATTCTTGAAGAGTAAATTCAAAGGGGTGCTACTGGTTGCAACTGCTATAGAtggaaattcaaatttatatcctATTGCATTTGGGATAGTAGACTCTGAGAATGAACagtcttgggaatggtttatgaGACAATTAAAAGTTGTTGTTGCTGATGATAATGGTTTGGCTTTTATTTCGGATAGACAAGTGTCAATAGCGAAGGCACTGGAGAAAGTGTATCCGCTAGCGAGACATGgtatttgtattcatcatttgttgaataatgtgaTATCATATTTCAAGGGGAAGGGATTAGCTAGGTTGATTTCTAAGGCTTCAAAGACTTATAGAGTGGTTGATTTCAAGAAGACGTTTTCTCATGTTTGCAATATCAGTCCAGCAATTGGAAATTATCTTATAGAAGCAGATGTCAAAAAGTGGGCTAGATGTCAATTTCATGGATACAGGTATGACATTAGGACAAACAATCCTGCAGAGTCGATAAATTTTGCGTTGCATTCGCTGAGAGAGTTTCCCGTAATTCCTTTGTTGGACAGTATTAGAGAAATGCTGACACGCTGGTTTTTTAAGCGTAAGAAGTTGATTTCAAAGCACACCCACCGTTTGACCATAGATGTGGAGGAAAAGATTGATAAGAGAATTGGAAAGGGGAAAACTTTCAGAGTTTACCATGTAACCGATAGCCAGCTGCTTGTTAAAGGCGATAAAATTGACTGCTTTGTTGATTTGGACAAACGGACTTGTTCTTGTGGGAAGTACGACCTCTTGAAAATCCCTTGTAGACACGCAATAAAAGCTGGTTTCTTTGTTGGTAGAGAACTATATACATTGACTGATTTTTTGTATACCACGGGAGCTTGGAGAGAAGCTTATCAAGAAAGCATAAATCCCTTTTCAGTTCCTGAAGATGGTTGGTCTGTCCCACAAGTTGTGGAAAATTCTGAAGTGCTACCGCCTGAGACAAGAAGATCTCTTGGAAGAAATAGAAAACGCAGAtatgaagctgttgaagacaaAATCCGATCACCACAAGGATCACAGGGGGGTCAGTCTCGTAAGTGCAGTAGATGTGGTCTTGGTGGTCATAATAGAGCAACTTGCAAGATGCCAATATAG
- the LOC106362862 gene encoding uncharacterized protein LOC106362862 yields MRKRGENKNRFFRIITMPLKVLGKARDLYMRSITGCAARTHYSSADAVSIPFPRSRSTSSAFSSTTSSRRMSSDFTFDDDYSELVRAASVRSLGHKNEIDMIRHQQLQQRQENRVAVGAVAAAKGGLPKSSSVGMPMARIDEENEEERSLKNHKKGSDFLYPRSRSHAVTIRGSKF; encoded by the coding sequence ATGAGAAAGAGAGGAGAAAACAAGAACAGATTCTTTAGAATCATTACCATGCCTCTAAAAGTTTTAGGCAAGGCTCGTGACCTCTACATGCGAAGCATCACAGGCTGCGCAGCTCGCACTCACTACTCCTCAGCCGATGCCGTCTCCATTCCCTTTCCGAGAAGCCGAAGCACCTCCTCAGccttctcctccaccacctcttCGCGGAGGATGTCTTCCGATTTCACCTTCGACGATGACTACAGCGAGCTGGTCAGAGCTGCTTCCGTTAGGAGTTTAGGTCATAAGAACGAGATTGACATGATCAGACACCAGCAACTTCAGCAGCGGCAAGAAAATCGCGTGGCGGTGGGAGCGGTTGCGGCTGCAAAAGGAGGTTTGCCAAAGAGCTCAAGTGTAGGGATGCCAATGGCGAGGATtgatgaagaaaatgaagaagagagaTCACTGAAGAATCATAAGAAAGGATCTGATTTCTTATACCCTCGTAGCAGATCACACGCGGTTACTATTAGAGGATCCAAGTTTTAA